In Aegilops tauschii subsp. strangulata cultivar AL8/78 chromosome 3, Aet v6.0, whole genome shotgun sequence, one genomic interval encodes:
- the LOC109768105 gene encoding uncharacterized protein — MRSYAAVVRAALLVLGALLLPAHHVMADYSAMAPAPPPPPKPASAISMPPLPANDTNMSPPVQLAPPFVVVQGVIYCKSCKSRGYNRGMDASPIQGATVNLVCYGRKVVNVTATVSDEHGYFLVMFYDLANFNARNCKIYLGTSPTPLCDKPVYPPNKWIGLSLVKETVTSPPVGLQGVYCPSSVLFYGPSAGQHCPFY, encoded by the exons ATGAGGAGCTACGCAGCTGTAGTCCGGGCAGCACTGCTCGTCCTTGGCGCGCTGCTACTCCCTGCCCACCATGTGATGGCCGACTACTCGGCCATGGcaccggcgccgccgccaccgcctaaGCCGGCCAGTGCCATTTCCATGCCCCCGTTGCCAGCCAATGACACCAACATGTCGCCGCCTGTCCAGCTGGCGCCACCTTTCGTCGTTGTGCAGGGCGTGATCTACTGTAAGTCCTGCAAATCCAGGGGCTACAACCGCGGCATGGACGCGTCACCGATCCAAG GTGCAACGGTGAATCTGGTGTGCTACGGGAGGAAGGTGGTGAACGTGACAGCGACGGTGTCGGACGAGCACGGCTACTTCCTGGTGATGTTCTACGACCTGGCCAACTTCAACGCGCGCAACTGCAAGATATACCTGGGCACGTCGCCGACGCCGCTCTGCGACAAGCCCGTCTACCCGCCGAACAAGTGGATCGGGCTCTCGCTCGTCAAAGAGACCGTAACTTCGCCGCCGGTGGGGCTGCAAGGCGTCTACTGCCCCAGCAGCGTGCTCTTCTACGGCCCCTCCGCCGGACAGCATTGCCCATTTTATTGA